One Saccharomyces eubayanus strain FM1318 chromosome VIII, whole genome shotgun sequence genomic window carries:
- the MGM1 gene encoding dynamin-related GTPase MGM1, with protein sequence MSTFTPLRIIPRVANSCILIRTKASPVRLLLLKRQLSTHPAILYGPPYIKNPLIHLHSRINNAHGTTRANAVHFMVTKRSISSFPKIVAKFIRLPIYVGGGMAAAGSYIAYKMEEASSFTKDKLDRIKDFSKSMKEKFNEMFPGSSSQNGSSGIDGNVPTATLIAAASLDDDESKKENDSNDDDDEDDNENDAIDTTQDEMLNLTKQMIEIRTILNKVDSSSAHLTLPSIVVIGSQSSGKSSVLESIVGKEFLPKGSNMVTRRPIELTLVNTPNSNIVTADFPSMRLYNIKDFKEVKRMLMELNMAVPTSEAVSEDPIQLTIKSSRVPDLSLVDLPGYIQVEAADQPIELKTKIRDLCEKYLAAPNIILAISAADVDLANSSALKASKVADPKGLRTIGVITKLDLVDPEKARSILNNKKYPLSMGYVGVITKTPSSMSRKHLGLFSEGPSSSLGDLFSKRQHNQDTGDQNVNGMKQIVSHQFEKVYFRENKKYFANCQVSTKKLREKLIKILEISMSNALEPTSTLIQQELDDTSYLFKVEFNDRHLTPKSYLLNNIDVLKLGIKEFQEKFHRNELKSILRAELDQKVLDVLATRYWKDDNLFGLSSSKMESDTDMLYWHKKLELASSGLTKMGIGRLSTMLTTNAILKELDNILESTQLKNHELIKDLVSNTAINVLNSKYYSTADQVENCIKPFKYEIDLEERDWSLARQHSINLMKEELRQCNSRYQAIKNAVGGKKLTNVMGYLENESNSQKETLGMSKLLLERGSEAIFLDKRCKVLSFRLKMLKNKCHSTIEKDRCPEVFLSAVSDKLTSTAVLFLNVELLSDFFYNFPIELDRRLTLLGDEQVEMFAKEDPKISRHIELQKRKELLELALEKIDSILVFKKSYKGVSKKL encoded by the coding sequence ATGAGCACCTTTACTCCATTAAGGATCATTCCAAGAGTGGCAAACTCCTGCATTCTAATAAGAACTAAGGCAAGCCCGGTACGACTTTTGCTCTTGAAAAGACAACTCTCGACTCATCCAGCGATACTGTATGGCCCACCTTACATCAAGAACCCCTTGATCCATCTACACAGCCGCATAAACAACGCTCATGGAACAACGCGTGCGAATGCTGTACACTTTATGGTTACCAAGAGGTCGATATCAAGCTTTCCCAAAATAGTTGCCAAATTCATCAGACTACCGATATATGTAGGTGGCGGAATGGCTGCTGCAGGGAGTTATATAGCCTATAAGATGGAAGAGGCTAGTTCGTTCACAAAGGATAAACTGGACCGAATCAAAGATTTTAGTAAATCGATGAAGGAGAAGTTTAATGAAATGTTTCCTGGTAGTAGTTCTCAAAATGGAAGTAGTGGAATTGATGGCAATGTGCCCACTGCTACATTAATTGCTGCCGCATCATTAGATGACGACgaaagcaagaaagaaaatgattcaaatgacgatgatgacgaagatgacaatgaaaatgatgCTATAGATACCACTCAAGACGAAATGTTAAACTTGACCAAACAAATGATTGAAATCAGAACTATTTTAAATAAAGtagattcttcttctgcacACTTGACCTTACCATCTATCGTCGTGATTGGCTCTCAATCATCTGGTAAGTCCTCCGTATTAGAGTCAATCGTCGGAAAAGAATTTCTACCAAAGGGTTCCAACATGGTCACAAGAAGACCCATTGAGTTAACTTTGGTAAATACCCCTAATTCTAATATCGTGACGGCAGATTTTCCAAGCATGCGTCTCTACAACATAAAGGATTTTAAAGAGGTAAAAAGAATGCTAATGGAATTGAACATGGCCGTTCCAACCTCAGAAGCCGTTTCTGAAGATCCTATTCAGTTAACAATCAAATCATCTCGCGTCCCAGATTTATCTTTAGTAGATTTACCTGGTTACATTCAAGTGGAGGCCGCTGACCAACCAATAGAAttaaaaaccaaaattcGCGACTTatgtgaaaaatatttagcTGCACCTAATATTATTTTAGCAATTTCTGCTGCTGACGTTGACTTGGCCAATAGCTCTGCCTTGAAGGCTTCCAAAGTTGCAGACCCTAAGGGTCTAAGAACGATAGGTGTCATTACTAAACTGGATTTAGTGGACCCCGAAAAAGCCAGRAGTATCCTaaataataagaaatacCCACTAAGCATGGGCTACGTTGGTGTGATTACCAAAACACCAAGCAGTATGAGCAGAAAACACCTGGGTCTTTTCAGCGAAGGaccttcttcatcattggGCGATTTATTCTCCAAAAGACAGCACAATCAGGACACAGGTGATCAGAATGTCAATGGTATGAAGCAAATAGTCTCTCaccaatttgaaaaagtttattttagagagaacaagaaatattttgcCAATTGTCAAGTTTccacaaaaaaattaagagaaaaattaatCAAAATCCTGGAAATATCCATGTCGAATGCATTAGAGCCCACATCCACACTAATTCAACAAGAATTGGATGACACTTCATATTTGTTCAAAGTAGAATTCAATGATAGGCACTTAACTCCTAAATCATACCTATTGAATAATATTGACGTACTAAAATTAGGGATTAAAGAATTTCAGGAAAAATTTCACAGAAATGAATTGAAATCGATTCTAAGAGCCGAACTTGACCAAAAAGTTCTAGATGTGTTAGCCACAAGGTATTGGAAAGATGATAACCTTTTTGGTCTATCCTCTTCCAAAATGGAAAGTGACACTGATATGCTATACTGGCATAAAAAATTAGAGCTAGCTTCATCCGGATTAACCAAAATGGGTATTGGTAGACTATCTACAATGTTAACTACTAACGCAATCTTGAAAGAGCTAGACAACATTTTAGAATCTACGCAATTGAAAAACCATGAATTGATCAAAGACCTTGTCAGTAATACAGCAATTAACGTTTTAAACAGTAAATACTATTCAACGGCCGATCAAGTTGAAAACTGTATCAAGCCTTTCAAATATGAAATTGATCTGGAAGAAAGGGACTGGAGTCTTGCTCGTCAACATTCTATCAATTTAATGAAGGAGGAATTACGTCAATGTAATTCCAGGTATCAGGCTATTAAAAACGCTGTTGGCGGTAAGAAATTAACAAACGTCATGGGCTATTTGGAAAACGAATCGAACTCGCAAAAGGAGACGCTCGGTATGTCTAAATTACTATTAGAAAGAGGTTCTGAGGCTATTTTTCTAGACAAAAGGTGTAAGGTGCTATCGTTCAGACtaaaaatgttgaaaaacaaatgccattcaactattgaaaaggacCGTTGTCCAGAAGTGTTTCTATCCGCAGTTAGTGACAAGTTGACTTCTACAGCGGTTCTATTCCTCAATGTTGAATTACTGAgtgattttttctataACTTTCCTATCGAATTGGACAGGAGGTTGACGTTGTTGGGTGATGAGCAGGTAGAAATGT